The Coffea arabica cultivar ET-39 chromosome 3c, Coffea Arabica ET-39 HiFi, whole genome shotgun sequence genome contains a region encoding:
- the LOC113735119 gene encoding uncharacterized protein: protein MMGAVFECIEFLTKKVTAGAGSSSLDRLQSALKGIKYPSEILSKVTNDWDFLRKLWESAHKGNDASTDDEKKNRHICLKIEATAEEIVQELIRFREEKMVDDHRVKDVEFLNELALDCGRKAQSLIAEVEEALDHLYLMWSRGGGSSISSNSFVFDLSFCIHLLQYVRSTVSTIEIMAANHWGYEDSSLKIQFHSFHRNVIYIKDYLVSLSSGATTDVLRHTHPCYHARGLPSFDACVGHVISLALRIANRCSDCWLNCKTGQIQVMERELIEFLVNLQSEIHPSNPKFMGFHLNFLMALCSAKKFALEDLLPRFCHYLFLHEDGYFRAQVFWLLQLFLYTISILDDEDTAHRFIPEILAVLVELASIFKLTGRNGRKLDNSPRCSELLTKICLLEAELFLVVQIHSMKSHTNTSSLSSGMLPNSVMHDCRQIPKSLRIYSGKLPQETRLDRQKLVALIESAFEEEKFLFESSRRKEITASAAKNSLLRLRFKIVIFKGKSFLTELLLVKSKNDGRHMTHWEDQIKVHLRKLEYITLILSDERVREKEDILRAIGESFMRLTCFSYYFLNTQDEMTNLSYSEQLDNVVHLIKAKLTDIIPQFPKLNFPKASNLELFDFLCRRLGEFLRHDPASTTLVKHHVEEIQIYLKSLRSFLENVSELDIEKHPELEDLLDRVTNSAYKVEYIVDSSEVDAQSQVFFWFSDMVEELRLLSKKARGIQLTTPDTEVQNSTNVTQVVLDRLSRNSTPEINEIVVDLSNRGNEILNQLIGGSPQLDIVAIVGMPGLGKTTLARKVYDSKRVRYYFHCRAWCTVSHVYKKRRLLIEILKGVHGLMEEIHQMNDEELESKLKKCLLRNKYLIVVDDVWDVEFWNDLKKSFPDDRNGSRILLTSRLHQVALEIKPERDPLSPCLFSHEESWKLLEKKVFKEERCSEELLAVGQEIALLCQGLPLAVVAVAGILKKTEKSQISWKRIADSFSLQNIDNPEAQCKEVLELSYKNLPEYLKPCFLYLGVLNRDRDIHVIKLIRFWLAEGFIPQTQKKSYEDVAENFLMDLIDRSLVTISQRRSNKKVKTCRLHDLVGSYLISVSQKPKRPTSFSWSPGWIIHMFLFPVLIMVSNLTFIVIHLLHHLHPIGWLYL from the coding sequence ATGATGGGTGCTGTATTCGAATGCATAGAGTTCCTAACAAAAAAAGTCACAGCTGGTGCTGGTTCTTCAAGCTTGGATCGCCTTCAATCTGCACTGAAGGGCATAAAGTATCCCTCGGAGATCCTATCAAAAGTCACAAATGATTGGGattttttgagaaaactttGGGAATCCGCTCATAAGGGGAATGATGCTTCTACAGATGACGAGAAGAAAAATCGGCACATCTGCCTCAAGATTGAAGCTACAGCTGAGGAGATTGTCCAGGAACTTATTCGTTTCCGTGAAGAAAAGATGGTCGATGATCACCGGGTAAAAGATGTAGAATTCCTAAACGAATTAGCCCTTGATTGTGGAAGAAAAGCACAGAGCTTGATTGCTGAAGTTGAAGAAGCTCTTGACCATTTGTACTTGATGTGGTCAAGAGGCGGAGGCAGCAGCATCAGTAGCAACTCATTTGTATTTGATCTCTCCTTTTGCATACATTTACTACAATATGTACGATCAACTGTGTCCACAATCGAGATTATGGCAGCTAATCACTGGGGTTATGAAGATTCTAGTCTAAAGATCCAATTCCATTCCTTCCATCGTAATGTAATTTACATCAAAGATTACCTTGTTTCATTATCATCAGGAGCAACAACAGATGTACTACGACATACTCATCCTTGTTATCATGCTCGTGGACTGCCTAGTTTTGATGCTTGCGTAGGCCATGTTATATCCCTCGCCCTACGAATTGCAAATCGATGTAGTGATTGCTGGTTAAACTGCAAGACAGGCCAAATCCAAGTGATGGAAAGAGAGCTGATTGAGTTCCTGGTGAATTTGCAGAGTGAAATTCATCCTAGTAATCCCAAATTCATGGGTTTCCATCTCAATTTCCTTATGGCTCTCTGCTCTGCTAAGAAGTTTGCATTGGAGGATCTTCTGCCGAGGTTTTGCCACTATCTCTTCCTTCATGAAGACGGATATTTTCGAGCCCAGGTATTCTGGCTATTACAACTTTTTCTCTACACCATTTCTATACTAGATGATGAGGACACAGCACACAGATTCATTCCAGAAATTCTTGCAGTGCTAGTAGAGTTGGCATCTATATTCAAGTTAACTGGTCGTAATGGGAGAAAACTAGATAACTCACCTCGCTGTTCTGAGTTACTTACAAAGATTTGTCTTCTCGAGGCAGAGCTTTTCCTTGTGGTGCAAATCCATAGCATGAAAAGCCATACAAACACTTCTTCTCTTTCCTCTGGTATGCTTCCCAATTCAGTGATGCATGACTGTAGACAAATCCCCAAGAGTCTGCGCATATATTCTGGGAAGTTGCCCCAAGAAACGAGATTAGATAGGCAAAAGTTGGTGGCACTGATTGAATCAGCATTCGAGGAggaaaaatttctttttgagtcatctAGGCGCAAGGAAATCACAGCGTCAGCAGCAAAAAACTCACTTCTGCGACTTCGTTTTAAGATTGTGATTTTCAAGGGAAAGTCATTTCTGACAGAGCTATTGCTTGTGAAGAGCAAGAATGATGGAAGGCATATGACTCATTGGGAAGATCAAATCAAAGTCCACCTTCGGAAGCTTGAGTACATCACACTAATTCTGTCAGATGAGAGAGTCAGGGAAAAAGAGGACATATTAAGAGCAATTGGAGAATCTTTTATGAGGCTGACATGTTTCTCTTACTATTTCCTTAACACACAAGATGAAATGACCAACCTTTCATATTCTGAGCAGTTAGATAATGTGGTGCATTTGATCAAGGCAAAGCTCACAGATATTATTCCTCAATTTCCAAAGTTAAATTTCCCCAAGGCTTCTAATTTGGAGTTGTTTGATTTTCTTTGTAGAAGGCTTGGGGAATTTCTAAGACATGATCCCGCCTCAACCACGCTGGTGAAGCACCATGTTGAAGAGATTCAAATATATCTCAAGTCATTGAGGTCTTTTTTGGAGAATGTTTCAGAGTTAGACATTGAGAAGCATCCAGAGCTAGAAGATCTTCTTGATCGAGTCACTAATTCAGCATATAAAGTGGAGTACATTGTTGATTCAAGTGAGGTTGATGCTCAATCGCAGGTATTCTTTTGGTTCAGTGATATGGTAGAGGAGTTAAGACTTCTTAGCAAGAAGGCCAGGGGAATTCAATTGACAACCCCTGACACGGAAGTCCAAAATTCCACGAATGTCACCCAGGTTGTACTTGACAGGTTATCAAGAAACAGTACACCAGAAATCAATGAAATTGTGGTGGATCTCAGCAACAGAGGAAATGAAATTCTCAACCAGCTTATTGGAGGATCTCCCCAACTAGATATCGTTGCTATTGTTGGAATGCCCGGTTTAGGTAAGACAACATTGGCGAGGAAAGTGTATGACAGCAAGCGTGTCAGATATTACTTCCATTGCCGTGCATGGTGCACTGTTTCCCATGTATACAAGAAAAGGAGACTATTGATTGAGATTCTAAAAGGTGTTCACGGGCTTATGGAAGAGATTCATCAAATGAATGATGAAGAGCTCGAGTCCAAATTGAAAAAGTGCCTGCTGAGAAACAAGTATCTCATAGTTGTGGATGATGTTTGGGATGTTGAATTTtggaatgatttgaaaaaatcaTTCCCAGATGATAGAAACGGAAGTAGAATTTTGTTGACAAGTCGCCTCCATCAAGTGGCCTTGGAAATTAAACCAGAAAGGGATCCTCTTTCTCCTTGCCTTTTTTCACACGAGGAAAGTTGGAAGCTGTTAGAAAAGAAGGTGTTCAAAGAGGAACGTTGCTCTGAGGAGTTGTTGGCAGTGGGACAGGAAATTGCTCTCCTCTGTCAAGGATTGCCTCTTGCAGTTGTAGCTGTAGCGGGTATACTGAAAAAGACAGAAAAgagccaaatttcatggaaaagaATAGCGGACAGCTTCAGCTTACAGAACATCGATAACCCAGAAGCTCAGTGCAAGGAAGTCTTAGAACTCAGCTACAAAAACCTGCCGGAATATCTAAAGCCATGCTTTCTCTATCTTGGAGTTCTTAATAGAGACAGAGACATTCATGTTATTAAGCTGATACGGTTTTGGCTTGCGGAAGGTTTCATACCACAAACTCAGAAAAAGAGCTATGAGGATGTAGCAGAGAATTTCTTGATGGACTTGATTGACAGAAGCTTGGTGACAATCTCCCAAAGAAGGTCCAACAAGAAGGTCAAAACATGTAGGCTTCATGACCTCGTAGGCTCGTACTTGATTTCTGTAAGTCAAAAACCAAAGAGACCAACTTCTTTCAGCTGGTCACCAGGTTGGATCATCCATATGTTTCTTTTCCCAGTTCTGATTATGGTTTCGAATTTGACTTTTATTGTCATTCATCTcctgcatcatttgcatcctatCGGTTGGCTATATCTTTGA